Proteins co-encoded in one Labeo rohita strain BAU-BD-2019 unplaced genomic scaffold, IGBB_LRoh.1.0 scaffold_348, whole genome shotgun sequence genomic window:
- the LOC127160428 gene encoding uncharacterized protein LOC127160428, whose translation MRVGDGRIIHLKLRIRVTFELIRASLIHNFQGSSGVGSDKMSAYVMEGDSVILNTNVKTNHKEKIKWFFNDIHIAQINGDLSFICTDDQCNKDTERFTHRLNLDNQTGSLTIMNISTKDSGLYELEIISNRTNITKCFNAVVHGISTADRDKMRRKSVKESESVTLDSGEIKKTNHSMTWYFNDIYIAEIIEDPSEICADDQCEKRFRDRLKVDHQTGSLTITNTTTTDSGVYKLRISRIRFSIIRSFSVTVTAVLAGIYAAVAVVVAVVVLLLVVAAAAVIYYLWCQARMRNYRRAAIRISDVCLHVLHYEPRHISLPTIFVICGKTFSLHFPVVYCCPTIPDMIYNCSFFSSGAFSVDTDEVSVMEGDSVTLHTKVQIKQIDRIMWYFNGVRVAQIIWYQSKICTDAECPERFRDRLKLDHETGSLTITNINTTDSGVYHLQITNRYSEKVFDVHVHDVPAAKQDEMKSVTEGEPVALDPGVINDPNDLIKWTFNGVHVAEINGDPSKTCIDILCQEGDERFSVRLVVNQTGSLTIMNTRTTDSGVYQLQVISSNVSITRIRRLKVTVTGSGLSPAAIAGISAAVLLLLAAAESGVFYCHKQSQSKGTGQNHIQENVQYLPVHQNETQSRTAPNGISQNQTKTEAANGTPL comes from the exons ATGCGGGTGGGTGACGGGCGGATAATTCATTTGAAGCTGCGGATTCGGGTGACGTTTgagctcatccgcgcatctctaATCCATAACTTTCAAG GTTCATCTGGTGTTGGTTCAGATAAAATGTCAGCTTATGTGATGGAAGGagattcagtcattttaaatactaatgtcaaaacaaaccacaaagaaaagattaaatGGTTTTTTAATGACATCCATATTGCTCAAATCAATGGAGATCTCAGTTTTATCTGTACTGATGACCAGTGTAATAAAGATACTGAGAGattcacacacagactgaatCTGGAtaatcagactggatctctgaccatcatgaACATCAGCACCAAAGACTCAGGACTTTATGAACTGGAGATCATCAGTAACAGGACCAACATCACAAAGTGCTTCAATGCTGTTGTCCATG GTATTTCTACTGCTGATCGAGATAAAATGAGAAGAAAGTCAGTGAAGGAGAGTGAATCTGTCACTTTAGATTctggtgaaataaaaaaaacaaatcattcgATGACGtggtattttaatgatatttacaTCGCTGAAATCATTGAAGATCCAAGTGAAATCTGTGCAGATGATCAGTGTGAAAAGAGATTCAGAGACCGACTGAAGgtggatcatcagactggatctctgaccatcacaaacaccacaaccacagactctggagttTATAAACTACGAATCAGCAGGATCAGATTCAGCATTATTAGGAGCTTCAGTGTTACTGTCACTG CTGTTCTAGCAGGAATATATGCCGccgttgctgttgttgttgctgttgttgttctgCTGCTCGTCgtcgctgctgctgctgtgatTTACTATCTCTGGTGCCAAGCTAGAATGAGAA ACTATAGAAGAGCAGCGATCAG AATCAGTGAtgtttgtttgcatgtgttACATTATGAACCCAGACATATTTCTCTGCCCACAATCTTTGTGATCTGtggaaaaacattttcactGCACTTTCCTGTTGTGTATTGTTGTCCCACTATCCCAGACATGATCTATAATTgctcatttttttcttcaggtgCATTTAGTGTTGACACAGACGAAGTGTctgtgatggagggagattcagtcactctacacACTAAggttcaaataaaacaaatagacAGAATTATGTGGTATTTTAATGGCGTTCGTGTCGCTCAGATCATTTGGTATCAGAGTAAGATCTGTACAGATGCTGAGTGTCCTGaaagattcagagacagactgaagctggatcatgagactggatctctgaccatcacaaacatcaacaccacagactctggagttTATCATCTTCAGATCACCAACCGCTACTCTGAAAAGGTCTTCGATGTTCATGTTCATG atgttCCTGCTGCTAAACAAGATGAAATGAAGTCAGTGACAGAGGGAGAACCTGTTGCTTTAGATCCTGGTGTAATAAACGACCCAAATGATTTGATTAAATGGACTTTTAATGGTGTTCATGTTGCTGAAATTAATGGAGATCCCAGCAAGACCTGCATAGATATTCTGTGTCAAGAGGGTGATGAAAGATTCAGTGTCAGACTGGTGGTgaatcagactggatctctgaccatcatgaacaccagaaccacagactctggagttTATCAACTACAGGTCATCAGCAGCAACGTCAGTATTACAAGGATTAGGAGATTGAAAGTTACTGTCACTG GTTCAGGTCTGTCTCCAGCTGCTATAGCGGGAATAAGTGCTGCTGTACTACTTCTGCTCGCGGCTGCAGAATCTGGTGTGTTTTACTGTCACAAGCAAAGTCAAA GCAAGGGGACAGGGCAAAATCACATTCAG GAAAATGTACAATACTTGCCTGTTCATCAGAATGAGACTCAATCAAGGACTGCTCCTAATGGGATATCCCAGAATCAGACTAAGACTGAGGCTGCTAATGGAACACCactgtaa